A window of Planktothrix tepida PCC 9214 contains these coding sequences:
- a CDS encoding AAA-like domain-containing protein has product MNIPIPPNQLEEPEGQVPLDSPLYIERPPIETDCYQTLVRPTALIRIKAPRQMGKSSLMQRILHSGTQQGYHKACLNFQLADYEFFSNLDQFLQWFCASIAEELGLDDQLEQYWKGVIGSKNKCTKYLQRYLLAQLDSPLVLGLDEVDLIFQHPEIAVDFFGLLRAWHERSKNEPTWQNLRLVISHSKEVYIPLNINQSPFNVGLPVELPELTPEQIQDLIHRHGLEFSEVEFTALFDMIGGHPYLVRMALYQIAKDKITLEQFLETAPTEAGCYYDHLRRHLSNLEKNEELTNILKQVIKSDYPVSIPSAEAFKLRSMGLVKFQGNDVLPLCNLYRIYFREKLGLTTSSKDKDIALAAIMFTDIVDSTSRMERNQRQMLDCIKRDFTVIRDLIRQHNGQELKSMGDGLLLYFSSAVEAVRCGIEMQQALAAAEISPETSLKHRIGIHVGDVFLSGGDVLGIGVNIASRLQSQAMPGEICISQTVYDVVKNHLSLQVTYLGERKLKGIESPIPLYRVIP; this is encoded by the coding sequence ATGAATATTCCTATCCCCCCTAACCAACTCGAAGAACCTGAAGGTCAAGTTCCTTTAGATTCTCCGTTGTATATTGAACGTCCTCCCATCGAAACCGACTGTTACCAAACCTTAGTACGACCGACGGCATTAATTCGCATTAAAGCACCCCGACAAATGGGTAAAAGCTCCCTCATGCAGCGAATTCTCCATTCTGGAACTCAACAAGGATATCACAAAGCTTGTTTAAATTTTCAATTAGCAGATTATGAATTTTTTAGTAATCTGGATCAATTTTTACAATGGTTTTGTGCCAGTATTGCAGAAGAATTAGGATTGGATGATCAACTTGAACAATACTGGAAAGGAGTAATTGGAAGTAAAAATAAATGTACAAAATATTTACAACGATATTTACTCGCTCAACTTGATTCTCCCTTGGTGTTAGGATTAGATGAAGTCGATTTAATCTTTCAACATCCTGAAATTGCCGTTGACTTTTTTGGGTTATTAAGAGCTTGGCATGAACGCAGCAAAAATGAACCCACTTGGCAAAATCTTCGTTTAGTTATTTCCCATTCTAAAGAAGTTTATATCCCTCTCAATATTAATCAATCTCCCTTTAATGTAGGATTACCCGTTGAACTTCCTGAACTCACCCCCGAACAAATTCAAGATTTAATTCACCGTCATGGATTAGAATTTTCCGAAGTCGAATTTACCGCTTTATTCGACATGATTGGCGGACATCCCTATTTAGTCAGAATGGCATTGTATCAAATTGCTAAAGATAAAATTACTTTAGAACAATTCCTGGAAACTGCACCCACAGAAGCCGGATGTTACTATGATCATTTACGTCGCCATTTATCTAATTTAGAAAAAAATGAAGAATTAACTAATATTTTAAAACAAGTGATTAAGAGTGATTATCCGGTTTCTATTCCTTCGGCTGAAGCCTTTAAACTAAGAAGTATGGGATTAGTTAAATTTCAAGGAAATGATGTATTACCCTTATGTAATCTCTATCGAATTTATTTTCGAGAAAAATTAGGGCTCACAACTTCCAGTAAGGATAAGGATATCGCCTTAGCTGCCATTATGTTCACCGATATTGTGGATTCAACATCCCGGATGGAACGCAATCAACGACAAATGTTAGACTGTATTAAACGGGATTTTACGGTGATTCGAGATTTAATTCGTCAACACAACGGACAAGAATTAAAAAGCATGGGGGATGGATTATTACTGTATTTTAGTTCGGCCGTAGAAGCAGTGCGTTGTGGGATAGAAATGCAACAAGCTTTAGCCGCCGCAGAAATTAGCCCAGAAACGAGTTTAAAACATCGCATTGGCATTCATGTTGGAGATGTATTTTTAAGCGGTGGAGATGTATTAGGAATTGGGGTTAATATTGCTTCTCGGTTACAATCTCAAGCGATGCCGGGAGAAATTTGTATTTCTCAAACGGTGTATGATGTGGTGAAGAATCATTTATCGTTGCAAGTGACTTATTTAGGAGAACGTAAACTCAAAGGAATTGAATCTCCTATCCCTTTATATCGAGTTATTCCTTAA